The following proteins are encoded in a genomic region of Maribacter hydrothermalis:
- the trpD gene encoding anthranilate phosphoribosyltransferase, with protein sequence MKETLNKLINHEILSKEDAKRILVNIAKGDYNTSQIAAFLTVYMMRSITIEELEGFRDALLDLCLAVDLSAYNPIDLCGTGGDGKDTFNISTLASFVTAGAGVKVTKHGNYGVSSKCGSSNVMEFLGIKFSNDAGFLEKCIDEAGICVLHAPLFHPAMKNVAPIRKDLAVKTFFNMLGPMVNPAFPKNQMVGVFNLELARMYGYLYQKTDKNFTVLHALDGYDEISLTGSTKTISNYTESMLKPSDFGVKQIKQSDIVGGDSIDTSAQIFLNVLQGRGTEPQNNVVCANAGIAIATVNNLTPLEGFEKAKESLLGGHGLAALKKIQELSRN encoded by the coding sequence ATGAAAGAGACATTAAATAAACTTATAAATCACGAAATACTTTCCAAAGAAGATGCAAAACGCATTTTGGTAAATATTGCAAAAGGTGATTACAATACAAGTCAGATTGCGGCATTTTTAACCGTTTATATGATGCGTAGTATTACTATTGAAGAACTTGAAGGATTTAGAGATGCCCTGCTGGATTTGTGTTTAGCAGTAGATTTATCAGCTTATAACCCTATTGATCTTTGCGGTACTGGTGGTGATGGCAAAGATACATTCAATATTTCTACCCTAGCTTCTTTTGTTACCGCTGGTGCGGGAGTAAAAGTTACAAAACATGGTAACTACGGAGTATCTTCTAAATGTGGTAGTAGCAATGTCATGGAATTTCTAGGGATAAAGTTCAGTAACGACGCTGGCTTCCTAGAAAAATGTATTGATGAAGCAGGTATTTGTGTTTTACACGCTCCCCTATTTCACCCTGCTATGAAAAATGTGGCTCCTATTCGTAAAGATTTGGCGGTTAAAACTTTCTTTAACATGTTAGGTCCTATGGTGAATCCTGCTTTTCCAAAAAACCAAATGGTGGGTGTTTTCAATTTAGAATTAGCTCGTATGTATGGCTATCTTTATCAGAAAACCGATAAGAATTTTACCGTGCTACATGCTTTAGATGGTTATGATGAGATTTCTTTAACCGGAAGCACTAAAACTATTTCTAACTACACGGAAAGCATGCTAAAACCATCTGATTTTGGTGTGAAGCAAATTAAACAAAGTGATATTGTTGGTGGAGATTCTATTGATACTTCTGCTCAAATTTTCCTTAATGTTTTACAAGGTAGAGGTACCGAACCACAGAATAATGTGGTTTGTGCTAATGCAGGTATTGCAATTGCAACAGTAAATAACCTAACACCTCTAGAAGGTTTTGAAAAAGCCAAAGAGTCTTTGTTAGGCGGACACGGATTAGCTGCTTTAAAGAAAATACAGGAACTAAGTAGAAATTAA
- the trpC gene encoding indole-3-glycerol phosphate synthase TrpC — protein MNILDKIVADKRKEVELKKSIIPVSQYETSVLFERETNSLAQALKLSDTGIIAEFKRRSPSKESINQNANVGQVAKGYENAGVCGMSVLTDIKYFGGSIEDLVLARASVKLPLLRKEFIISEYQIIEAKAHGADVILLIAAILTKQEIKTFSEFAKSLGLDVLLEVHNEAELHKSIMPSLDMLGVNNRNLKTFEVSLDTSKSLSKLIPDDFVKVSESGISSVDAIKELKPFGYQGFLIGENFMKTDNPGKSAIEFIKNLKN, from the coding sequence ATGAATATTCTAGATAAAATAGTAGCCGATAAACGTAAAGAGGTGGAGTTGAAAAAATCGATTATTCCGGTTTCTCAATATGAGACTTCTGTACTTTTCGAGAGAGAAACGAACTCTTTGGCTCAGGCACTTAAACTTAGTGATACAGGCATTATAGCTGAATTTAAACGTAGGTCTCCGTCCAAAGAAAGTATTAACCAAAATGCAAATGTTGGGCAGGTTGCTAAAGGTTATGAGAATGCCGGAGTTTGTGGTATGAGTGTACTTACCGATATTAAATATTTTGGCGGGTCAATTGAAGATTTAGTTTTAGCACGTGCATCGGTAAAACTTCCGTTGCTACGTAAAGAGTTTATCATTAGTGAATATCAAATAATAGAGGCTAAAGCACATGGTGCCGATGTTATTTTGCTCATCGCAGCAATACTAACAAAGCAAGAAATCAAAACATTTTCTGAATTTGCCAAAAGCCTAGGCTTAGACGTATTGTTAGAGGTACATAATGAAGCTGAACTTCACAAATCTATTATGCCAAGTTTAGATATGCTAGGTGTAAACAATAGAAACTTAAAGACTTTTGAGGTTAGTTTAGACACTAGTAAATCTTTATCAAAACTGATTCCAGATGATTTTGTAAAGGTATCTGAAAGCGGAATAAGTTCTGTTGATGCTATCAAAGAATTAAAGCCTTTTGGATACCAAGGTTTCTTAATCGGAGAGAATTTTATGAAGACTGATAACCCTGGTAAAAGTGCTATTGAATTCATTAAAAATTTGAAGAACTAA
- a CDS encoding phosphoribosylanthranilate isomerase, whose product MKLKICGMKLNTAEVAQLRPDYLGFIFWEPSSRFFEGEIPELPHTINKVGVFVDAELDYVIDLVSKHQLQGLQLHGHETPEYCIKIAAELKKLNQKVDIIKVFSIKEEFDFEELKPYENVCDYFLFDTKGKLPGGNGYTFNWPVLKNYPSTKPFFLSGGIGLNNLDKINEFAKTPESKYCYAIDVNSKFEVEPGLKNIEELQKFKEAL is encoded by the coding sequence ATGAAACTAAAGATTTGTGGAATGAAACTGAATACTGCTGAAGTTGCACAATTGCGACCAGACTATTTAGGCTTTATTTTCTGGGAACCTTCTTCTCGTTTTTTTGAAGGTGAAATTCCCGAACTTCCACATACGATAAATAAAGTCGGAGTTTTTGTTGATGCTGAGCTTGATTATGTTATTGATTTGGTAAGCAAACATCAATTACAAGGCTTACAATTACATGGTCATGAAACGCCGGAATACTGCATTAAAATTGCAGCTGAATTAAAGAAATTGAATCAGAAAGTAGATATTATTAAAGTCTTTTCCATAAAAGAAGAATTTGACTTTGAAGAATTGAAACCTTATGAAAATGTATGCGACTATTTTCTTTTTGATACTAAGGGAAAATTACCTGGTGGTAATGGTTACACCTTTAATTGGCCCGTTTTAAAAAATTACCCTTCTACCAAACCTTTCTTTTTAAGCGGAGGTATTGGCCTTAACAATCTTGATAAAATTAACGAATTTGCAAAAACACCTGAGTCTAAATACTGCTATGCCATTGACGTTAACAGTAAGTTTGAAGTAGAACCAGGTTTAAAAAATATTGAAGAATTACAAAAGTTTAAAGAAGCGCTATGA
- the trpB gene encoding tryptophan synthase subunit beta, giving the protein MNYNADEKGYYGEFGGAFIPEMLYPNVEELRQNYIKLMYEDSFQKEFNQLLKDYVGRPSPLYFAKRLSEKHGCKIYLKREDLNHTGAHKVNNTIGQILMARKLGKTRIIAETGAGQHGVATATVCALMGMECIVYMGEIDIARQAPNVARMKMLGAEVRPAKSGSRTLKDATNEAIRDWINNPVDTHYIIGSAIGPHPYPDMVTRFQSVISEEIKWQLKEKEGRENPDYVVACIGGGSNAAGTYYHFLDQPEVGIIAVEAAGKGVNSGESAATSALGKVGIIHGCKTMLMQTSDGQITEPYSISAGLDYPGVGPMHSHLYKSGRAEFYSATDDEAMAAGLELSQLEGIIPAIETGHAFAIFEHKKFKKDDIVVISLSGRGDKDLNTYIDYFKLA; this is encoded by the coding sequence ATGAATTATAATGCTGACGAAAAAGGTTACTACGGTGAATTTGGCGGTGCCTTTATACCCGAAATGTTGTACCCAAATGTAGAAGAACTACGACAAAACTATATAAAACTAATGTATGAAGATTCTTTTCAGAAAGAATTCAATCAGCTTTTAAAAGACTACGTAGGTCGACCTTCTCCCCTATATTTTGCCAAACGCCTTTCTGAAAAGCACGGCTGTAAAATATATCTAAAAAGAGAAGACCTTAACCATACAGGTGCACACAAAGTAAATAACACCATTGGTCAAATTCTAATGGCTCGAAAACTAGGTAAGACTAGAATTATTGCCGAAACCGGTGCTGGTCAGCATGGTGTGGCTACTGCTACCGTTTGTGCATTAATGGGCATGGAATGTATCGTTTACATGGGTGAAATTGATATTGCACGTCAAGCTCCGAATGTTGCCCGTATGAAAATGTTAGGTGCTGAAGTACGACCGGCAAAATCTGGTAGTAGAACACTAAAAGATGCTACCAATGAAGCCATAAGAGATTGGATCAATAACCCCGTAGACACCCATTACATTATTGGTTCTGCTATTGGTCCGCATCCTTATCCAGATATGGTAACACGTTTTCAATCTGTAATTTCCGAAGAAATAAAATGGCAGTTAAAAGAGAAAGAAGGTCGTGAAAATCCTGATTATGTGGTGGCTTGTATTGGTGGCGGTAGTAATGCCGCTGGTACTTATTATCATTTCTTAGACCAACCTGAAGTTGGTATTATTGCCGTTGAAGCAGCTGGTAAAGGAGTAAATTCCGGTGAGAGTGCCGCAACATCTGCACTTGGTAAAGTTGGTATTATTCACGGTTGTAAAACCATGTTGATGCAAACTTCTGACGGTCAAATTACTGAACCGTACTCCATTTCTGCTGGTTTAGATTATCCTGGCGTAGGTCCTATGCATTCGCATCTCTACAAATCTGGTCGTGCCGAATTTTATTCTGCTACCGACGATGAAGCTATGGCTGCAGGTTTAGAACTATCACAACTAGAAGGTATTATACCCGCGATTGAAACAGGACATGCTTTTGCAATTTTTGAGCATAAAAAATTCAAGAAAGATGATATAGTAGTCATTAGCCTTTCTGGTCGCGGAGATAAAGATTTGAATACATATATTGATTATTTTAAGCTAGCATAG
- the trpA gene encoding tryptophan synthase subunit alpha: protein MSNRIITRLQEDKKLLSIYFTAGYPALNDTVQIIQDLEKNGVDMIEIGLPFSDPLADGPTIQVSSTAALKNGMTTEILFNQLKDIRKTVSIPLIIMGYFNPMLQYGVESFCKKCQEIGIDGLILPDLPLDVYQEEYEAIFKKYGLLNVFLITPQTSDARIRQIDDASNGFIYMVSSASVTGSKSGFGQEQESYFERIAAMNLNTPQIVGFGIKDEETFKQATKTAKGAIIGSAFIKYLTSEGTTKTADFIKQIR from the coding sequence ATGAGCAATAGAATTATAACAAGATTACAAGAAGATAAAAAGCTTCTTTCTATATATTTTACAGCTGGATATCCTGCATTGAACGATACCGTTCAAATCATACAAGATTTGGAAAAGAACGGTGTCGATATGATTGAAATAGGATTACCATTTAGTGACCCTCTTGCTGACGGACCAACAATTCAAGTGAGTTCTACCGCTGCTTTAAAAAATGGAATGACGACCGAAATACTTTTTAACCAATTAAAAGATATTCGCAAAACAGTTTCTATTCCATTGATTATCATGGGATATTTCAACCCAATGCTACAATATGGTGTTGAGTCTTTCTGTAAAAAATGTCAAGAAATTGGTATTGACGGACTCATTTTACCTGATCTTCCGTTAGATGTATACCAGGAAGAGTACGAGGCTATTTTTAAGAAATACGGGCTCTTGAATGTATTTTTAATTACGCCGCAAACTAGCGATGCACGTATTCGTCAAATTGACGATGCTTCTAATGGATTTATCTATATGGTGAGTTCCGCTAGTGTAACCGGTTCAAAATCGGGCTTTGGTCAAGAACAAGAAAGTTATTTTGAACGTATAGCCGCAATGAATTTGAACACTCCACAAATAGTAGGTTTCGGTATCAAAGACGAAGAGACTTTTAAACAGGCAACAAAAACAGCTAAAGGCGCTATAATAGGCTCTGCTTTTATTAAGTATTTAACAAGCGAAGGAACTACCAAAACTGCTGATTTCATTAAGCAAATACGTTAA